A stretch of the Bradyrhizobium sp. CCBAU 53351 genome encodes the following:
- a CDS encoding LysR family transcriptional regulator, with protein MLDLELLRSFVSVVEAGGFTRASARVHRTQSTVSQQIKRLEDDIGQVLLHRDGKNVRPTEAGERLLSYARRLLSLAEEARDVLRQPEGEGAIRLGIPEDFAAYRLTKLLGAFARSHPGLRLDVRADQSKHLARDLERGELDLALFKRAAGENGAIAVWPERVHWVTSKSHPVDVHAASVPLIGFPAGCLYRAGAIHALESIGRAWHMAYSSSSLSGIQAAVAAGMGLSILSEMSIQSDHRVLTAKEGFAPIDKTEVALMASPDASPATLRLADRLAEFCDAVQAKAA; from the coding sequence ATGCTCGATCTCGAGCTGCTACGCAGTTTCGTCTCGGTGGTCGAGGCCGGCGGCTTTACCCGCGCCAGTGCGCGCGTCCACCGCACGCAGTCGACGGTCAGCCAGCAGATCAAGCGGCTGGAGGACGATATCGGCCAGGTTCTGCTGCATCGCGACGGCAAGAACGTGCGCCCGACCGAGGCCGGCGAGCGGCTGCTGTCCTATGCGCGCCGGCTGCTCTCGCTGGCCGAGGAGGCGCGCGACGTGCTGCGCCAGCCGGAGGGCGAAGGCGCGATCCGGCTCGGCATCCCCGAGGATTTCGCGGCGTACCGGCTGACCAAATTGCTCGGCGCGTTCGCGCGCTCGCATCCGGGCCTGCGGCTCGACGTGCGCGCCGACCAGAGCAAGCACCTCGCGCGCGATCTCGAGCGCGGCGAGCTCGACCTTGCGCTGTTCAAGCGCGCCGCCGGCGAGAACGGCGCCATCGCGGTGTGGCCGGAGCGGGTGCACTGGGTGACCAGCAAGAGCCATCCGGTCGACGTCCACGCCGCATCCGTGCCGCTGATCGGTTTCCCGGCCGGCTGCCTCTACCGCGCCGGCGCCATCCACGCGCTGGAAAGCATCGGCCGCGCCTGGCACATGGCCTATTCCTCCTCGAGCCTGTCAGGCATCCAGGCCGCGGTCGCCGCCGGCATGGGCCTCAGCATCTTGTCGGAGATGTCGATCCAGTCCGACCACCGCGTGCTGACGGCGAAGGAAGGTTTTGCGCCGATCGACAAGACCGAGGTCGCACTGATGGCTTCGCCCGATGCGAGCCCGGCCACGCTGCGGCTTGCGGACCGTCTTGCCGAATTTTGCGATGCGGTGCAGGCCAAGGCGGCTTGA
- a CDS encoding DMT family transporter, with product MSLAPSISVPSRRFNTLPLAIGLFCLLWSYAFVAGKIGVTHCPPLILLAARFSLAGILILGATLIRGEAWSLSWRDAAIFAVLGIANNALYLGLGYTGLQSVSAGLGGLIVSANPVFTAALAALLLGEGMTWRKASGLLLGIAGVTLIVWHRLSVGTDSLHGIVFTLASLASIVAGTILFKLLAPKGSLWIGNGVQNLVAGLVLTPVALTFADVHAIDVTPGLIGAFAFLVLGGSILAYWLWFHLLKVCGATAASAYHFLMPPLGMLFAYLVLGEHVEARDLLGIIPVALGIYLVTRPAKTVA from the coding sequence ATGTCGCTCGCCCCCTCGATCTCGGTCCCCAGCCGCCGCTTCAACACGCTGCCGCTCGCCATCGGCCTGTTCTGCCTGCTCTGGAGCTACGCCTTCGTCGCCGGCAAGATCGGCGTCACCCATTGCCCGCCGCTGATCCTGCTCGCCGCGCGCTTCTCGCTTGCCGGCATCTTGATCCTGGGTGCAACGCTGATCCGCGGCGAGGCCTGGTCGCTGTCCTGGCGCGATGCGGCGATCTTCGCCGTGCTCGGCATCGCCAACAACGCGCTCTATCTCGGCCTCGGCTACACCGGCCTGCAATCGGTCTCCGCCGGCCTCGGCGGCCTGATCGTGTCGGCCAATCCGGTCTTCACCGCGGCGCTCGCAGCCTTGCTGCTCGGCGAAGGCATGACCTGGCGCAAGGCAAGTGGCCTGCTGCTCGGCATCGCCGGCGTGACGCTGATTGTCTGGCATCGCCTGTCGGTCGGCACGGATTCCCTGCACGGCATCGTGTTCACGCTGGCCTCGCTCGCCTCGATCGTCGCGGGCACCATCCTGTTCAAGCTTCTTGCGCCGAAGGGAAGCTTGTGGATCGGCAACGGCGTGCAGAACCTCGTCGCCGGCCTCGTGCTGACGCCGGTCGCGCTCACCTTCGCCGATGTCCACGCGATCGATGTCACGCCGGGCCTGATCGGGGCCTTCGCGTTCCTCGTGCTCGGCGGCTCGATCCTCGCTTACTGGCTCTGGTTCCATCTCCTGAAAGTGTGCGGCGCGACCGCCGCCAGCGCCTATCATTTCCTGATGCCGCCGCTCGGCATGCTGTTCGCGTATCTCGTCCTTGGTGAGCATGTCGAAGCGCGCGATCTGCTCGGCATCATTCCGGTCGCGCTCGGCATCTATCTGGTGACGCGGCCGGCGAAGACCGTCGCATAA
- a CDS encoding MBL fold metallo-hydrolase, whose product MPISITLIGGPTALIEIDGFRLLTDPTFDAPGAYQLLHVKLEKTIGPALKPEAIGPVDAVLLSHDQHSDNLDNSGRDYLHKVKRVLTTEAGAKRLGGHVEGLAPWATSHLKDRDGNTLTITATPARHGPAGIEPLSGDVIGFVVSSSRKDTTSVYISGDTTWFDGVAEVARRFKCGVVLPFAGAAQTRGPFHLTMDTNDTIETARAFPDAMIVPVHTEGWAHFRQNSEDLRKTFDALGFGPRLRLLEPGVPTVVEAP is encoded by the coding sequence ATGCCCATTTCCATCACCCTGATCGGCGGCCCCACTGCGCTGATCGAGATCGACGGCTTTCGCCTGCTGACCGATCCGACCTTCGATGCGCCCGGCGCCTATCAGCTGCTGCATGTGAAGCTGGAGAAGACCATCGGCCCCGCGTTGAAGCCCGAAGCGATCGGACCGGTCGATGCCGTGCTGCTCAGCCATGACCAGCATTCGGACAATCTCGACAATTCGGGCCGCGACTATCTCCATAAGGTCAAGCGCGTGCTGACGACGGAAGCGGGCGCAAAGCGGCTCGGCGGCCATGTCGAGGGCCTTGCGCCCTGGGCGACCTCGCATCTGAAGGATCGCGACGGCAACACGCTGACCATCACCGCAACGCCGGCGCGCCATGGCCCGGCCGGCATCGAGCCGCTGTCCGGCGACGTGATCGGCTTCGTGGTGTCCTCGAGCCGCAAGGACACGACTTCGGTCTATATCAGCGGCGACACCACCTGGTTCGACGGCGTCGCCGAAGTCGCGCGCCGCTTCAAATGCGGCGTGGTGCTGCCCTTCGCCGGCGCCGCGCAGACGCGCGGGCCGTTCCATCTCACCATGGACACCAACGACACCATCGAGACCGCGCGCGCCTTTCCCGATGCGATGATCGTGCCCGTGCACACCGAAGGCTGGGCGCATTTCCGCCAGAACAGCGAGGATCTGCGCAAGACGTTCGACGCGCTCGGATTCGGACCACGGCTGCGCCTGCTGGAGCCGGGCGTGCCGACGGTGGTGGAAGCGCCGTAG
- a CDS encoding TIGR02186 family protein: MKRTALALLLVLLLGSVAHAERLIVSVSNHRVTVTPNYSGEELVLFGSVEKDATTPADRTSYDLVVTVMGPRADMVTRRKERTFGIWINTDYRQFLQVPSYLALFANRPFDAITSPEIARRQQIGLNNVLLTQRVGGDYADVVPNDAFRSAFIRLRTQHGLYREDGSAVTFLTPTLFRTGIPLPAEVPIGTYEVEIKLFANGAFIGKTETAFEIVKVGFEQFVATTARQNGLIYGLVTAAMALMTGWMASIVFRKD; the protein is encoded by the coding sequence ATGAAGCGCACGGCGCTCGCCCTCCTGCTCGTCCTGCTGCTCGGCTCGGTTGCGCACGCCGAGCGGCTGATCGTGTCGGTCTCCAACCACCGCGTCACGGTGACGCCGAACTATTCCGGCGAGGAGCTGGTGTTGTTCGGCTCGGTGGAGAAGGACGCCACCACGCCCGCCGATCGCACGTCCTACGATCTCGTCGTCACCGTGATGGGCCCGCGCGCCGACATGGTGACGCGTCGCAAGGAACGCACCTTCGGCATCTGGATCAACACCGATTATCGGCAGTTCCTGCAGGTGCCGAGCTATCTCGCGCTGTTCGCCAACCGCCCCTTCGACGCCATCACCTCGCCCGAGATCGCGCGGCGGCAGCAGATCGGGCTCAACAACGTGCTGCTGACGCAGCGGGTCGGCGGCGATTATGCCGACGTGGTGCCGAACGACGCGTTCCGTTCGGCCTTCATCCGCCTGCGCACCCAGCACGGGCTCTATCGCGAGGATGGGAGCGCCGTCACGTTCCTGACGCCGACCCTGTTCCGCACCGGCATCCCGCTGCCGGCGGAAGTGCCGATCGGCACCTATGAAGTCGAGATCAAGCTGTTCGCGAACGGCGCGTTCATCGGCAAGACCGAGACCGCGTTCGAGATCGTCAAGGTCGGCTTCGAACAGTTCGTCGCCACCACCGCCCGGCAGAACGGGTTGATCTACGGCCTCGTCACAGCCGCGATGGCGCTGATGACGGGCTGGATGGCGTCGATCGTGTTTCGGAAGGATTGA
- a CDS encoding sulfite exporter TauE/SafE family protein, with amino-acid sequence MQLYLPIADLPVNVFLVLAMGAAVGFVSGMFGIGGGFLMTPLLIFIGITPAVAVASVTSHIAASSFSGALSYWRRRAIDPALASVLLCGGVTGTALGVWTFTQLRALGQLDLMIALSYVVLLTTVGSLMFSEGLRALMRTRRGALPPRRTHNWIHGLPLKMRFKRSKIYLSVIPVVVVGIMIGFIGAIMGIGGGFILVPIMIYLLRVPTSTVIGTSMVLTLVTMLFATMLHAVTNHLVDAVLALILMVGGVTGAQFGVRAGQKIRGEQLRLLLGLLILSVGIRFAIELVIQPADLFTIRDLGASG; translated from the coding sequence ATGCAGCTCTATCTTCCGATCGCCGATCTTCCCGTCAACGTCTTCCTGGTGCTGGCGATGGGCGCCGCGGTCGGCTTCGTCTCGGGCATGTTCGGGATCGGCGGCGGCTTCCTGATGACGCCGCTGCTGATCTTCATCGGCATCACGCCCGCGGTCGCGGTCGCCTCGGTCACCAGCCACATCGCGGCGTCCTCGTTTTCCGGCGCGCTGTCCTATTGGCGGCGGCGCGCGATCGATCCGGCGTTGGCGAGCGTCCTGTTATGCGGCGGCGTGACGGGCACGGCGCTCGGCGTATGGACCTTCACGCAGCTTCGCGCGCTCGGCCAGCTCGATCTGATGATCGCGCTCTCTTACGTCGTGCTGCTCACCACTGTCGGCAGCCTGATGTTCTCGGAAGGCCTGCGCGCGCTAATGCGGACCCGCCGCGGCGCACTGCCGCCGCGCCGCACGCACAACTGGATCCACGGCCTGCCGCTGAAGATGCGGTTCAAGCGCTCGAAGATCTATCTCTCGGTGATTCCCGTGGTGGTCGTCGGCATCATGATCGGCTTCATCGGCGCCATCATGGGCATCGGCGGCGGCTTCATCCTGGTGCCGATCATGATCTATCTCTTGCGGGTGCCGACCTCGACGGTGATCGGGACCTCAATGGTCCTCACCCTCGTCACCATGCTGTTCGCGACCATGCTGCATGCGGTGACCAATCACCTCGTCGACGCCGTGCTGGCACTGATCCTGATGGTCGGCGGCGTCACCGGCGCGCAGTTCGGCGTCCGCGCCGGCCAGAAGATCCGCGGCGAGCAGCTGCGGCTGCTGCTCGGCCTTCTCATCCTCTCGGTCGGAATCCGCTTCGCGATCGAGCTGGTGATCCAGCCTGCGGACCTCTTCACCATCCGTGACCTCGGAGCGAGCGGATGA
- a CDS encoding tetratricopeptide repeat protein: MNSRVSWSVDGIDPSVRERAEAAARRAGMSLNDWLNSTLGETAPPNFRGSYDQRPQAAHVPSQGASQGPNQGPSQESREVADIHQRLDAITQQIERISKPAPRQDSSRDVSREQGVARQLNDAISRLDARLSQISKPQQPQSQQAPRPAPAPSPVETRQRQADMVERAAAQVYRNSPPLSPASFDVAVAEITARQSELDGFTPRQMPPRAAPSIAPSAAPYAPPMTPMAAPPAPAYAPPPPQAGPDFSSLERHLLKITSQIESLQRPDNTEQAINAFRSELAEIRTAITEAMPRRAIESIENEIRSLHRRIDETRSNGTDGQVLSGIEHALSDIKQVLRTLTPAEQLTGYDEAIRNLGAKLDLILRANDDPSTVHQLESAISALRGIVSNVASNEALARLSEDVQLLSSKVDQVTRASGQGDSFAVLEQRIAALTAALETRERPQPSESTEHLESAIRALSDRFDRMQVGNDSASTFAHLEQRVSYLLERIEAASDPRNGNLSRVEDGLHDILRHLERQQATYSALAESRSSAPADSGVVDLVKRELSDIRFSQAETNRSTQDSLDAVHSALGHVVDRLSMIEGDLRAVRTAPPAAAPQPMPMAAPMAVSMEPAPVAREPRPQAQQPKYDPKPELPNPAAQQQAQAAFAAAPREFHAAAPAAPPPVPSAPPIPPRAISEILEPHTAPARAALAPELPPDHPLEPGTRPGGRAATPSERIAASESAISDIPAAAKEPVSSSSFIAAARRAAQAAAAQPEKPARGAKGGAKAGADRGKDKGKDGASTITSKIRSLLVGASVVVIVLGTFKMAMNLLEGSPSPAPQAMDTSSQPAPQAPPPPPVIENKPATPEQVTPSMTSPTPIGRQSQNNSAPAPAANSGNSASVEIPTAPATVPPAVAPSSDVTGALSGTSRAKLGSIQVPPSEKLPDGIGGPGLRSAAMKGDATAAYEIGLRFAEGKGVATNYDEAAKWYDRASQAGVIPATFRLGTLYEKGLGVKKDADIARRYYTQAAERGNAKAMHNLAVLDADGGGRGANYKSAAQWFRKAADRGVADSQFNLGILYARGIGVEQNLAESYKWFSLAAAQGDADASGKRDDVAKRLDPQSLAAAKLAIQTFAAEPQPDDAVNVAAPAGGWDSAPQASAKPAPKPVAAKKSASAAH, translated from the coding sequence ATGAATTCGCGCGTATCGTGGAGTGTTGACGGCATCGACCCATCCGTCAGGGAGCGGGCCGAAGCTGCTGCGCGCAGAGCCGGCATGTCGCTCAACGATTGGCTGAACTCCACGCTCGGCGAAACTGCCCCGCCAAACTTTCGCGGATCTTACGACCAGCGTCCGCAAGCTGCGCACGTTCCGAGCCAAGGTGCGAGCCAGGGACCGAATCAAGGACCGAGCCAGGAAAGCCGCGAAGTCGCCGACATCCATCAGCGGCTCGACGCGATCACCCAGCAGATCGAAAGAATTTCAAAGCCCGCGCCGCGCCAGGATTCCTCAAGGGACGTCTCGCGCGAGCAGGGCGTCGCGCGCCAGCTCAACGACGCGATCTCGCGGCTCGATGCGCGGCTGTCGCAGATTTCCAAGCCGCAGCAGCCCCAGTCGCAGCAAGCGCCGCGCCCGGCGCCTGCGCCCTCGCCCGTTGAAACACGCCAGCGCCAGGCCGACATGGTCGAGCGCGCGGCCGCGCAGGTCTATCGCAACTCCCCTCCCCTGAGCCCCGCGTCGTTCGACGTCGCCGTGGCCGAGATCACCGCGCGGCAGAGCGAGCTCGACGGCTTTACGCCGCGGCAGATGCCGCCGCGCGCCGCGCCATCGATTGCGCCTTCGGCTGCTCCTTACGCGCCGCCCATGACACCGATGGCGGCGCCGCCCGCGCCTGCCTATGCTCCGCCGCCGCCGCAAGCAGGGCCGGATTTCTCCTCGCTCGAGCGCCATCTGCTCAAGATCACCAGCCAGATCGAATCGCTGCAGCGGCCGGACAATACCGAGCAGGCGATCAACGCCTTCCGCAGCGAGCTCGCCGAGATCCGCACCGCCATCACCGAGGCGATGCCGCGGCGCGCGATCGAATCGATCGAGAACGAGATCCGCTCGCTGCATCGGCGGATCGACGAGACGCGGTCCAACGGCACCGACGGCCAGGTGCTGTCCGGCATCGAGCATGCGCTGTCCGACATCAAGCAGGTGCTGCGCACGCTGACGCCGGCGGAGCAGCTCACCGGCTATGACGAGGCGATCCGCAATCTCGGCGCCAAGCTCGATTTGATCTTGCGCGCCAATGACGATCCCTCGACCGTGCATCAGCTCGAAAGCGCGATCTCGGCGCTGCGCGGCATCGTTTCCAACGTCGCCTCCAACGAAGCGCTGGCACGCCTGTCCGAAGACGTGCAGCTGCTGTCCTCCAAGGTCGACCAGGTCACCCGCGCCTCCGGTCAGGGCGACAGCTTTGCAGTGCTGGAGCAGCGCATTGCGGCGCTCACCGCGGCGCTGGAAACCCGCGAGCGGCCGCAGCCCTCCGAGAGCACCGAGCATCTCGAATCCGCGATCCGCGCCCTGTCGGACCGCTTCGACCGCATGCAGGTCGGCAACGATTCCGCCTCGACCTTCGCCCATCTCGAACAGCGCGTCTCATACCTGCTGGAGCGGATCGAAGCCGCCTCCGACCCGCGCAACGGCAATTTGAGCCGCGTCGAGGACGGGCTGCACGACATTCTCCGGCACCTGGAGCGGCAGCAGGCGACTTATTCCGCACTGGCCGAGAGCCGCAGTTCGGCACCTGCCGATTCCGGCGTTGTCGATCTCGTCAAGCGCGAGCTGTCCGACATCCGCTTCAGCCAGGCCGAGACCAACCGCAGCACGCAGGACTCGCTCGATGCCGTCCACAGCGCGCTCGGCCATGTCGTCGATCGCCTGTCCATGATCGAGGGCGACCTGCGCGCGGTGCGCACGGCGCCGCCGGCCGCCGCGCCGCAGCCGATGCCGATGGCGGCTCCCATGGCTGTTTCCATGGAGCCCGCGCCTGTCGCGCGCGAGCCGCGGCCGCAGGCACAACAGCCGAAATACGATCCGAAGCCCGAGCTGCCGAATCCCGCCGCGCAGCAGCAGGCGCAAGCCGCCTTCGCCGCCGCGCCGCGTGAATTCCATGCCGCGGCCCCCGCCGCGCCGCCGCCGGTGCCGTCGGCACCGCCAATTCCGCCGCGCGCGATCAGCGAGATCCTGGAGCCGCATACGGCGCCCGCCCGCGCCGCGCTCGCACCCGAACTGCCGCCGGATCATCCGCTCGAGCCGGGCACACGGCCGGGTGGACGCGCCGCCACGCCGTCGGAGCGCATTGCCGCCTCCGAGAGCGCGATCAGCGACATTCCCGCTGCTGCGAAAGAGCCGGTCTCCTCGTCGAGCTTCATCGCGGCCGCCCGCCGCGCCGCACAGGCCGCCGCCGCGCAGCCGGAAAAGCCGGCGCGTGGTGCCAAGGGTGGTGCAAAGGCCGGCGCCGATCGCGGCAAGGACAAGGGCAAGGACGGCGCTTCGACCATCACCTCGAAGATCCGCTCGCTGCTGGTCGGGGCGAGCGTGGTCGTGATCGTGCTCGGCACCTTCAAGATGGCGATGAACCTGCTCGAAGGCAGCCCGTCGCCAGCGCCGCAGGCGATGGACACGTCCAGCCAGCCCGCGCCGCAGGCCCCTCCGCCGCCGCCGGTGATCGAGAACAAGCCCGCCACGCCCGAGCAGGTCACGCCATCGATGACCTCGCCGACGCCGATCGGACGGCAATCCCAGAACAATTCCGCGCCGGCTCCCGCCGCCAATTCGGGCAACTCGGCCTCGGTTGAGATTCCGACGGCGCCGGCCACGGTGCCGCCCGCAGTTGCGCCGAGCAGCGACGTCACCGGCGCGCTGTCGGGCACGAGCCGCGCCAAGCTCGGCTCCATCCAGGTGCCGCCGAGCGAAAAGCTGCCTGACGGCATCGGCGGCCCCGGCCTGCGCAGCGCCGCGATGAAGGGCGATGCGACCGCGGCCTACGAGATCGGTCTGCGCTTTGCGGAAGGCAAGGGCGTTGCGACGAACTACGACGAAGCCGCCAAATGGTACGACCGCGCCTCACAGGCCGGCGTGATCCCCGCGACCTTCCGCCTCGGCACGCTCTACGAGAAGGGCTTGGGCGTGAAGAAGGACGCCGACATCGCGCGCCGCTACTACACCCAGGCCGCCGAGCGCGGCAACGCCAAGGCGATGCACAATCTCGCGGTGCTCGACGCCGATGGCGGCGGACGCGGCGCCAATTACAAGAGCGCGGCGCAATGGTTCCGCAAGGCCGCCGATCGCGGCGTCGCCGACAGCCAGTTCAACCTCGGCATCCTCTATGCCCGCGGCATCGGCGTCGAGCAGAACCTCGCCGAATCCTACAAGTGGTTCAGCCTCGCCGCTGCCCAGGGCGACGCGGATGCGTCCGGCAAGCGCGACGACGTCGCCAAGCGCCTCGACCCGCAATCGCTCGCCGCCGCCAAGCTCGCGATCCAGACATTTGCGGCCGAGCCGCAGCCGGATGATGCGGTCAATGTCGCAGCTCCCGCCGGTGGCTGGGACAGCGCCCCGCAGGCAAGCGCCAAGCCCGCACCGAAGCCGGTCGCGGCGAAGAAGTCGGCCTCGGCTGCGCATTAA
- a CDS encoding PadR family transcriptional regulator, producing the protein MALGDAILACLTERPMTGYELAKTFDSSIGFFWKADHQQIYRELSKLRDRGHIQGREVVQTGKPNKLVYTLTPEGRTALRHWAARPSTPASTKDDLLVRLHALDSIDIEPLRADLMARLEHHRDRHANYERILKKRFPDGTAEGRLDLGNLLLLRLGARHEQMVADFCEETLAALSAMSGKATVVPLDEGKREKG; encoded by the coding sequence ATGGCCCTGGGCGACGCGATCCTCGCATGTCTGACGGAACGTCCGATGACGGGCTACGAGCTCGCCAAGACGTTCGACTCCTCGATCGGCTTCTTCTGGAAGGCCGACCATCAGCAGATCTACCGCGAGCTCTCCAAGCTGCGCGACCGCGGCCACATCCAGGGCCGCGAGGTCGTGCAGACGGGCAAGCCCAACAAGCTGGTTTATACGCTCACTCCGGAGGGGCGAACAGCGCTGCGGCACTGGGCCGCGCGGCCAAGCACGCCGGCCTCGACCAAGGACGATTTGCTGGTCCGCCTCCACGCCCTCGACAGCATCGACATCGAGCCGCTGCGCGCCGATCTGATGGCCCGCCTGGAGCACCACCGCGACCGCCACGCCAATTACGAGCGCATCCTGAAGAAGCGCTTTCCCGACGGCACCGCGGAGGGAAGGCTCGACCTCGGCAATCTGCTGCTGCTCCGCCTGGGCGCCCGGCATGAGCAAATGGTGGCCGACTTCTGCGAGGAGACCCTCGCCGCGCTGTCGGCGATGAGCGGCAAGGCCACGGTGGTACCGCTGGACGAGGGCAAGCGGGAGAAGGGCTGA
- a CDS encoding nuclear transport factor 2 family protein has translation MTGLDSWYAYMKSHDRAALWDLLHRDAVFESPVVHTPQRGRDITFKYLSSAEQVLGGPTFTYVGEWRSDNGAVLEFKTEIDGIEINGVDIISFDAEGRITHFKVMVRPLKAINMLHRLMAERLAAQS, from the coding sequence ATGACCGGCCTCGATTCCTGGTACGCCTACATGAAGTCTCATGATCGCGCCGCGCTCTGGGATCTCCTGCATCGCGATGCCGTGTTCGAAAGCCCCGTCGTCCACACGCCGCAGCGCGGGCGCGACATCACCTTCAAATACCTTTCCAGCGCCGAGCAGGTGCTCGGCGGCCCGACCTTCACCTATGTCGGCGAATGGCGCAGCGACAACGGCGCCGTGCTCGAATTCAAGACCGAGATCGACGGCATCGAGATCAACGGCGTCGACATCATCAGCTTCGATGCCGAGGGACGCATCACGCATTTCAAGGTGATGGTGCGTCCGCTCAAGGCGATCAACATGCTGCACCGCCTGATGGCGGAGCGGCTGGCCGCCCAATCATGA
- a CDS encoding acyl-CoA dehydrogenase C-terminal domain-containing protein, which translates to MPIYKAPVEDVNFLLNDVFQIDRYDNLAGFSDASSDVREAILGEAAKLAEEVLQPLNRVGDLEGCKRADDGSVTTPKGFKDAFKQVAEGGWLGLSAPTEFGGQGLPVTLSQAVNEFQISANMAFSMYGGLTMGATAALIVHGSPEQKQIYVPKMVAGEWTGTMNLTEPHCGTDLGMLRTKAVRQADGSFKITGTKIFISAGEHDLASNIIHLVLARIEGAPAGIKGVSLFVVPKFLVDADGSVGARNGVVCGSIEHKMGIHGNSTCVMNYDNATGWLIGEENKGMQGMFVMMNEARLGVAVQGLAQSEVAYQNAVAYARERIQGRALTGAKAPDKPADPIIVHPDVRRTLLSIRAFNEAARAFVMWTALKSDVAHRSEDPKDRQAADDHMGLMTPVLKGFLTDYGFANAVQAQQMYGGHGYIAEQGMEQFVRDARIAMIYEGANGIQALDLVGRKLPRDGGRAIMAFFGEVMAFAKENGGDEALKPFITPLSASLGHLQQATTWLMQNAMAKPDNAGAAATDYLHLFGFVALGYMWAKMAKVTNAKIAESGATPYLSTKLVTGRFFMERMLPETAANLARIQAGCATIMELPAEAF; encoded by the coding sequence ATGCCGATCTACAAAGCCCCCGTCGAAGACGTGAACTTCCTGCTCAACGACGTCTTCCAGATCGACCGCTACGACAATCTCGCCGGCTTCTCCGATGCGTCGAGCGACGTGCGCGAAGCCATTTTGGGCGAAGCTGCCAAGCTAGCCGAAGAGGTGCTGCAGCCGCTCAATCGCGTCGGCGATCTCGAAGGCTGCAAGCGCGCCGATGACGGCAGCGTCACCACGCCGAAGGGCTTCAAGGACGCCTTCAAGCAGGTCGCCGAAGGCGGCTGGCTCGGCCTGTCGGCGCCGACCGAGTTCGGCGGCCAGGGCCTGCCGGTGACGCTCTCGCAAGCCGTCAACGAATTCCAGATCTCCGCCAACATGGCGTTCTCGATGTATGGCGGCCTCACCATGGGCGCGACCGCGGCGCTGATCGTGCACGGCTCGCCCGAGCAGAAGCAGATCTATGTGCCGAAGATGGTCGCCGGCGAGTGGACCGGGACCATGAACCTGACCGAGCCGCATTGCGGCACCGATCTCGGCATGCTCCGCACCAAGGCGGTGCGCCAGGCGGACGGCAGCTTCAAGATCACGGGCACCAAGATCTTCATCTCGGCCGGCGAGCATGATCTGGCCTCCAACATCATCCACCTCGTGCTGGCCCGCATCGAGGGCGCACCCGCCGGCATCAAGGGCGTGTCGCTGTTCGTGGTGCCGAAATTCCTGGTCGATGCCGACGGTTCGGTGGGCGCGCGTAACGGCGTCGTCTGCGGCTCGATCGAGCACAAGATGGGCATCCACGGCAACTCGACCTGCGTGATGAACTACGACAACGCCACCGGCTGGCTGATCGGCGAAGAGAACAAGGGCATGCAGGGCATGTTCGTGATGATGAACGAGGCCCGCCTCGGCGTCGCCGTGCAGGGCCTCGCGCAGTCCGAAGTGGCCTATCAGAACGCCGTCGCCTACGCCCGCGAGCGCATCCAGGGCCGCGCGCTGACCGGCGCCAAGGCGCCGGACAAGCCGGCCGACCCGATCATCGTGCATCCCGACGTGCGCCGCACGCTGCTGTCGATCCGCGCCTTCAACGAAGCCGCGCGCGCTTTCGTGATGTGGACCGCGCTGAAGAGCGACGTCGCGCATCGCTCGGAGGACCCGAAGGACCGCCAGGCCGCCGACGACCACATGGGCCTGATGACGCCGGTGCTGAAGGGCTTCCTCACCGATTACGGCTTTGCCAACGCGGTGCAGGCGCAGCAGATGTATGGCGGCCACGGCTACATCGCCGAGCAGGGCATGGAGCAGTTCGTGCGCGATGCGCGCATCGCCATGATCTATGAAGGCGCCAACGGCATCCAGGCGCTCGACCTCGTCGGCCGCAAGCTGCCGCGCGACGGCGGCCGCGCCATCATGGCCTTCTTCGGCGAGGTCATGGCCTTCGCCAAGGAGAATGGCGGCGACGAGGCGCTGAAGCCTTTCATCACCCCGCTGTCGGCCTCACTCGGCCATCTGCAGCAGGCCACGACGTGGCTGATGCAGAACGCGATGGCGAAGCCCGACAATGCCGGCGCCGCCGCAACCGATTATTTGCATCTCTTCGGCTTCGTCGCGCTCGGCTACATGTGGGCGAAGATGGCCAAGGTGACCAATGCCAAGATTGCCGAGAGCGGGGCGACGCCCTATCTCTCGACCAAGCTGGTCACCGGCCGTTTCTTCATGGAACGGATGCTGCCGGAGACGGCCGCCAATCTCGCGCGCATCCAGGCCGGCTGCGCCACCATCATGGAATTGCCGGCGGAAGCGTTCTGA